From Acidobacteriota bacterium, a single genomic window includes:
- the tsaB gene encoding tRNA (adenosine(37)-N6)-threonylcarbamoyltransferase complex dimerization subunit type 1 TsaB, with product MKLLCLDTSGSAGSIVLSDDDTILGEINLDSACTHTARLLSGIQYLLGHSELTLNDIQAFGVICGPGSFTGVRIGLTTVKGLAETQERPTVSVTAFEAWVERFPEWQGVIVPMIDARRGEVYGAIFERNRSGLVQRDAGFVGAPGQLLDGLGEETVLFLGGGAQKYRDLIRSRGRPRWRVAQTDPFLGRALAALASSKADRGEWTAPADLRAFYLRRPDAEVNWKGP from the coding sequence GACACCTCCGGCAGCGCCGGAAGCATCGTGTTGTCGGACGATGACACCATCCTGGGCGAGATCAACCTGGATTCCGCCTGCACCCACACGGCTCGACTGCTGTCCGGCATCCAGTACCTCCTCGGCCACTCGGAACTGACTCTCAACGACATTCAGGCCTTCGGGGTCATCTGTGGCCCCGGTTCCTTCACCGGCGTCCGGATCGGATTGACGACGGTCAAGGGTCTGGCGGAAACGCAGGAGAGGCCCACCGTTTCCGTTACCGCCTTCGAGGCCTGGGTGGAGAGGTTCCCGGAGTGGCAGGGGGTGATCGTCCCCATGATCGACGCCCGCCGGGGCGAGGTGTACGGCGCCATCTTCGAGCGCAACCGGAGTGGCCTGGTTCAACGGGACGCCGGCTTCGTGGGCGCCCCGGGGCAACTGCTGGATGGCCTGGGCGAAGAGACCGTGCTCTTCCTGGGCGGCGGGGCCCAGAAATATCGGGATCTCATCCGCTCCCGAGGTCGGCCCCGGTGGCGGGTGGCCCAGACCGACCCCTTCCTGGGCCGCGCCCTGGCCGCCCTGGCCTCCTCCAAGGCGGACCGCGGGGAATGGACCGCGCCGGCGGACCTGCGTGCCTTCTACCTGCGCCGGCCCGATGCAGAGGTCAATTGGAAAGGACCCTGA